The following DNA comes from Chromatiales bacterium.
CTCGCCGTCGCCGGCGTGTTCCTGGTGCGCGCGCGTTAGCGAGACAAGGACGTCTCGCCCGAAAATCGAACCTGCAAGTGTTTGACCTTCGTGAGCCACCGAAAACCACGCTTTTCGGTTGCGACGTTGCAGAGGCCATGGATGGGCCTTTTTCAACAACCTGTTGGAAAACCCGTACCTGAGTCACGATTTTGCGACCAGCACCACACGGGTGCCGGCAATGATGTCATGCCAGGCCCGCCGGTCGCGGTCGATGAACATCCATGCGAAGCCCAGCGCCAGCACTGCCCACGACAGCAGGCTCGCGAGCAGACGTTTGACCGCGGCCGGGTAACCAATCAACTGACCGTCATTGGTCAGCAGCTTGAGTCGCCATGCGCGCATGCCCAGGGTCTGGCCGCCGTGCGTCCAGAACCAGAGGAAGAACAGACTCACCACGGCAAACAGGTAGCCCTGCATCCATGGATTGGCCGGCGGCACCGGTTCGAGGCCGCGGGCGAGGACCACTACAAAGGTGGCGATCAGCACCAGCGCGACGACGAGCAGCGTGTCGTACAGCATGGCCATGAGGCGCCGCCAGGCCGGTGCGCAAGCAAACGAAGTGGCCGTCATTCGAGGCCGTGCCGTGCGCGCGCGGCCGCCCGCGATTGCGTGAACACGCCGAGCGGCACATACAGGAGTTCGGCAATCTTGCGTACGAGATGCTCCTCGTGCGCATCTATCACACCGTCGGCCGCCGCAACATCCCAGAGCATGTCCAGCACGCCGCGTTTGCGTTCTGGCGTGTATTCGGCATGGATGCGGGTCGTGAGCGGATGCAGCGAGGTTGCATGGTCGGCCTGCCGGCGTGCCGCATCCAGCAGTTCGCGCGCGGCGCCCGTGTCGAGTTCGAATTGCCGCGCCAGCATGGTGACGATGGAGTCGCGCTCCGTGCGGCTGAATTCGTCGTCGGCGCGCGCGAGTTCCACCAGCAGCGTCGCCACGACCAGGGCGAGATCCGGTTCGGACTCGCTCTCCGCCGCGTCCATGCGTACGAGCAGTTCGCGCAGTCGTGCGAGCA
Coding sequences within:
- a CDS encoding TerB family tellurite resistance protein translates to MLARLRELLVRMDAAESESEPDLALVVATLLVELARADDEFSRTERDSIVTMLARQFELDTGAARELLDAARRQADHATSLHPLTTRIHAEYTPERKRGVLDMLWDVAAADGVIDAHEEHLVRKIAELLYVPLGVFTQSRAAARARHGLE
- a CDS encoding RDD family protein gives rise to the protein MAMLYDTLLVVALVLIATFVVVLARGLEPVPPANPWMQGYLFAVVSLFFLWFWTHGGQTLGMRAWRLKLLTNDGQLIGYPAAVKRLLASLLSWAVLALGFAWMFIDRDRRAWHDIIAGTRVVLVAKS